CCCACGGCTCCAGCACGGTGGCCTTGGGCTCGTCCTTCTTCTTGCGGGCGAGCAGGTCCGCGTACTCCTGTTTCGCGCGCTGCTCGGCGGTGGCCGCCACCTTGTCGATGAACTCCGCCGCCACCTGCTGGGTGCGCGTCATCTTCGTCTCCGTGACGAACGCGGCCCAGGTGGGGTAGCCCAGGAGCGTGGCCAGCTCGTGCCGCTTCGCGATGAGCTGGGAGAGCACGTCCAGGTTCTTCGGGTGCGCGCGCTGGTGGTAGGCACGCCACACCTTCTCGCGCGCCTTCCCGTCTCGCGCGTACGTCATGAACGGGAAGTAGTCGGGGTAGTTGGAGGTGATGACCACCTTGCCATTGGCCCCCGGCGCGTGGGCCTTGATGAAGTCCTCGGGCAGGCCCGCAAGCTCCTTCGAGTCCAGCTCCACCTTGCGCACGTCCTCGGCGATGTTCTGGTTGAAGGTCTGGCCCAGCTTGAGGATTTGCTCGTTGAGCGCCTTCACCCGGGCGCGCGTGGCATCGTCCCGGTCCACGCCCGCGCGGCGGAAGTCGAGCAGGGTGCGCTGCATCCAGTACCGGGTGGCGTCGTCACTCTTGGAGAGATCCACGGCGGACAGCGCGTCATAGACGCCGCGGTCCTGCGAAATCTCCACGTTGAGGGCATCGGCCTTCTGCTCGCATTCACGGGCGGCGTCGCGGAAGGCGGCCTGGGGGTGCACCTCGCGCGTCAGGCTGGAGCGGCTGAGGGCGTTGCCAATGGCGGCCGTGGCCTCGTCGTAGGCCTCGAGGATGGCGCGGCCATCCGTGGCGGGCTTCAACGTCTTCAGGACGGCCACCTGGGCGCGGGCCTTCTCCAGGTCGGCGGTGCAGGCGGCGTTGAAGGTCTCGAGCGTCCCGGAGAAGGCCCTGGCGCCCTCGGGAGGCGCCAGGGACCCGCGGGCTTCGGCCTGGGGAAGGGAGGAGGGCTCGGGATTCTGCATGGTGGAGTGGGTGCAACCGGCCGCGGTGAGCGCGGCCGCGAGGGAGAGTGCTGCGATTCTCAAGACGACTCCTTCTGCGAGGTACAGAACGGCGGACTGTATCGCCGGGACGAGGCGGTCGCAGCCATACCGTGCTCCCGAGCCGGGCAGTCAACCAATCGTCTCCGGTCTCCCCTCTCCCCCTGGGAGCGGGGCGGGGCGCGGGTATCCTGAGCGCCCCCTCTTTCGAAGGTGTGGTGACCGTGTATTCGCGACGTGGATCGTGGCTGTCGATGTTCTGCCTCCTGGGATTGTCCCTCGGCTGTGGCTCGGCCGGGGAGGAGGTCGTGCCCGACATCGAACCCAGGGTGAGCGCCTCGGGTGCGTGCAAGGCGAACGGGCTCGTGCTCTGCGACGACTTCGAGGATGCGTCCGCGGGCGGGGCTCCCAATCCGCAGACGTGGTCGGTCCAGGTCTTCCAGCAGCAGGGCCGCATCTCCATCGATGGCACCCAGGCGCACTCCGGCTCGAAGTCGGTGTACGTCAACGGCACCGGCCAGGGCAGCTACCGCTCCGTGCTGTTCACCACCACCTATCCCTTCCCGTCCCCCAACAACAGCTTCTACACGCGCGTCTTCCTGCGCTCGAAGAACGGAATGGGCGAGGGACACAGCACCTATTTCGGCGCGGGCTCGGGGGACAACCAGCGCATGCTGCGCATCGGCTTCCACCAGTACGTGCTGGAGGCGAACCTCATCCACCCGGGCACCGAGTATGAAGTCCTCTCGGGCCCCTGGGGTCAGCCCTCCCAGGGCGTCCAGCTGCAGGCGGGGAAGTGGCACTGCGTGGAGTCCTTCTTCGATGGTGCCCGGCACGAGCTGCGCGCGTGGTTCGATGGCAACGAGGTGGGCGGCCTCCACACGACGAACTGGGACAAGAACCTGACGAGCTGGTCTCCCCGGTATGCCCGCGCGTGGTTCGGTTTCGAGACCTACCACGGCGAGCAGGATGAGCTCTGGTACGACGACGTGGCCATTGGCACGCAGCGGATCGGCTGCGACGGGTAGTCACCCATGCGAATCGGCGTCATCGGAACGAAGTGGGGTCTGATGCACGTGGCGCTGGATTGCGCATGTCGCTTCGCGTCATCCCGGTGGGAGGGGGCATCCGTCGGGTAGACAACGGCTCGGGCGCTACCCGGGCTGCTTGGGTTCTCGTGACTCTCTCCGAATTCAAGTAGTCTTGTGTTCTCAGGTATTCAAACGATGAGAGGGGTGATGACTCCCTGTCATTTCACTCCTGGTATCCCTGGCGGAAGTGGGTCCTCGAAGCACCTTCCGGGTTCGGGGGCGGAGCGGCTTCCTTCTTTCAAAAGGATGGTTCGTTTCCGCTTCCGTCGGAGTATTAGAGTGTTGAGCGTCTGACGGTGGCTCCGGCTCCCACGGGGTAGACCGTTATCGAGGGAGGTACTTATGTCCGTCGCCCGTTCGTCCGTTTCCGCTGCCGTACCGCGGGAGCGGGGTGAGGCCCCTCTTCTTCGTGGCCCCAGTCTGTCGGCGCTGCGGATTCCCTCGCACTGGCCCTCGCAGCACAGCCTGTTCGCCGCCGCCATCCAGCAGGCCAGCCGGGCGCGGCTGCTCGGGGTGAAGCTGCTGCCGGACGACCCGGAGAGCCTCCGGCGCTTCGATACGAGCAACTTCGGTCTGCTCGCGGCGTACACCTACCCACAGGCCACGCGCGAGCGGTTGGAGGTCTGCAACGACTGGCACGCCTGGCTGTTCTTCTTCGATGACATCGCCGACGAGGTCTCCGAGGTGGGCCAGCGGCCGGCGCACCTGGAGCAGCTCATGGTGGCGTGCGTCGAGGTGCTGCGGGGCGCCCCCCTGCGCGCGGGTGCCACCGCGCTCGAGCACTACACGCTCGACATCCGGGAGCGGCTGCGGCGCTTCGCGAGCGACGCGTGGCTGGCGCGCTTCGCGGATGACGTGGACCTCTACCTCTTCCGAGGCACGCTCCCGGCCGCGCAGCACTGGGCGTCGGGCACCGTGCCGGACTTCGACGCGTACTACTCCCAGCGCGCCCTGGACTCGGCGGTGTTCACGGCCCTGGACCTCATCGAAATCACCGAGGAGGGGCGCGAGCTGCCCGAGGGCGTGCTCATCCAGGACGACCTGCTGCGGATGCGCGAGCTGTCCACGCGGGTGGTGGCGCTGAGCAACGACCTCTTCTCCTATGAGAAGGAGGTGCTCTGGCACCACAACCCCAACAACCTGGTGCACATGCTGCAGGTGCACCTGTCGATGAGCCTGGAGGACGCGGTGGCCGAGGCCATCCAGGTCATCAACACGGATGTGGAGCGCTTCCTCGCGTGCGAGGGGCGGCTGACGCAGTCGGGGTGGCTCGACGACGCGCGGGTGGCCTACTACGTCGAGGGGATGAAGTCGTGGATGCGGGGGAACGTGACGTGGTCGCTCGTGTCGGGGCGCTACTGCTCGCGCACCTCGCCGTTCCCCGAGATGCGCCACCCGTAGTCCCCGCCGGGCCGCTCAGGCCGTGGGCAGGTGGTCGCGGATGACGCCGAGCCAGTACTCGCGCCCGTAGTACTGGCTCATCTTCCCGAGCAGCTTGCCGTCGCGGAAGAGGAGGAAGGTGGGGATGCCGTACAGCCCGAAGCGCCGCGCCAGCTCCTCGTGCTCGTACGCGTTCACCTTCACCACGCGCATGCGGGCCCCCTCCAGCTCGGAGAGCAGCGCGGGCTCCGCGGCCGCGTAGATGTCGCAGTTGGGGCAGCCGGGGCCCCAGAAGTCCACCACCACCAGCTCGCCCTGGGGTGCCAGCACCAGCGCGTCGAAGTTCTCCGTCGTCGCGTCGTAGCTCACGGGATGTGCCATGGCCCCTGACTAACGGCACGCGGCGCCCGCTTCAACCGGGGAAGCGGACGCTGGAGGGAGGCCAGGTGCCTCTCACCGGCCAGCGGGTGGTGGGCGTCCCTGCCGCTGCTGCGGCGGGGGCTGCGGCTGTTGCGCCTGCTGCTGCTGCGCCGGTGGCTGCTGGCTCGCCTGGGCCTGCGGCTTGACCTGGCCGAGGAGCTGGTACGCGTGGTCCCGGTGCTGGCGGAGCGTGGGCATCAGCCCGTCCAGCATCGGCGCCAACTCGGGGTATTGCTGCCGGGCGAGTGTCACCAGTTGGAGGGTCTGGTCGTGGGAGGCCACCTGCGAGGCCAGGTATTCCTGGTCGTAGAGGCTGCCCTGGAGCACCGACAGCTTGGACTTGGTGGCCTCGGTGGCGCTCATGATGCGGCGCTGCACGTCATTGGTCGGCTGAGGCATCGCGCCGAGCTGGATGCCGCGCTGCTTCGCGAGCGCCATGAGCTGCTGGTCGGCCTGGGTGTGGTCCCGCACCATGTGCTCGCCGTACTGTTGCACGGCCGGCGAGGACGCCTTCTGCTCGGTGAGCTCCCCGAGGGCGATTTCCGTCTGGTTCATGCCGTGGAGCTGCGCGAGGAAGGCCGGGATGCCATCGGCGACCATCATCCGGCCCAGCTCGACGGTCTGCTCCGCCATCGGGTCCCGCTTCTTGTCCACGGAGCTCTTCTGCTCCGGCTGCTGCTGTGAGGTTCCCGGCCTCCCCTGCGCCAGGGCCGAGCCCCCCAGCGTCACGGTCATCGCTCCGAGCAGTGCCCAACGTCCCCACCAGCGATTCATGTGCTCCACTCCTTGCAGGCTTCCAAAGGAGGAAGCTGGTCCGGGAGGGAGCGGGAGGACAGGGGAGGGGAGGCCGCCGGGCGAGGCCCCCCAGGTCGGGCCGGGGAGCCCCTCGGGACGGGGTGCCTAGCGGGCGGTGACGTCCAGGGTGAGGGTGACGGTGGCCTCGAAGTCGCCGTTGGCCGTCCGCGTCGTGCCCCCGCGCAGCCCGAGCCGGAAGTCGCCCCGGGCCAGGCTCGAATCCAGCGTCTCGAGCGAGCTGTCGGTCGGATCCATGGACACCTGGGCGCTGCCCTTGGGGTCCCGGGTCTCGGCGACCTCCACCTGGAGGCCGGTCTCGCTGACGCGCATGAAGGCCACCACGTCACCGGAGAACACGTCCTGCAGCATGCCCACGTTCTTCGACTTCGTGGCGTCCAGCTGGATGCGCGCGCCCGTCACCTCGAAGCGCGTGGGGGCCTCGCCCAGGGTGGAGCGGGCCTGGGACAGCAAGGTCTTCCACTGAGCATCGTCGGGGTCCACGCGCAGATCCCTGGCGATGGTGCTGCCCGTCACATCGCCGGGCTTGAGGTTCACCTGATAGGTGACAGTGCCCTCGTGGCCGCCACCACAGGCGGTCAGGATCAGGAAGAGGGGGAGGAGGAGACGGTACATGGCTGGGCTCCAGGAGGGGATGTGGATGGGTGTTCCCGTGGGTTTATCCGATACGGGATCAGCGGCTCGCGGGTGCGGAAAGAGGCTGCCCGCACGGGCCGTGCCGTGCACAATATCCGACGAGGCGCACTGCGCAGCAGGCCCCGCGCGCCATAAGTTGGGGCCCTTCGATGTGGAGGGGACATGTTCGAGTGGCTGGAGGGACTTCAGAAGTCGGCGAAGCGGGTGGCGGCCGGAGTGGGACACGAGGATGTCCGGCGGGCGGAGACCGAGTGTGGGGTGCCTTTCCCCGAGGAACTCGGCGTGCTGTACCGGGCGTTCAATGGCGGTGAGTTCCAGGGGGAGGTCCACCTCTTCCCGCTGCACGCTCCCGAGGGCGCGCCCAGCGTGCTGGAGAAGTCGCGGCTGAAGCTCGAGAGCCTGCCCGCCGCTGGCCTCTGGCGCATCGGGGTGAAGGGGCCGCACCGTCAGCTGTTCGCCGCGCGCAAGTCCGCCATGGTGGAGCAGGCCGACAGCCCGCTGCCGAGCTGGGCGGAGACGCTCTCGGACGATGCCTGGATCTACGGCACCTGGGAGACGGAGAAGCGCGAGCTGCGGCTGTACCGCTCTCTGCAGGGCATGCTCGAGGTGCTCGTGCCTCCCGCCGAGGTGGAGGAGTTCGGTGACAGGACCTTCGCCAAGGCCCTGTCCGCGGTGCAGGGCGCGCTGAGCGACCTCCGCGTGGAATACGAGGAGGGTGGGCAGGAGGAGCCTCGGGCCGAGGAGGAAGAGGAGACCGAGGAGGAAGAGGCCGAGGCTGACGAGGAGGAAGAGGCCAAGGAGGAAGAGCCCGGGGCCGCGGCGGAAGAGGCTCGGGCCGGGGAAGAGGCCAAGGCTGACGAGGAGGAAGCAGCCGAGGAAGAGGCCGAGGAGGAGGCCGAGGCTGGCGAGGAGGAAGAGGCCGAGGAGGAAGCCGAGGCTGGCGAGGAGGCCGAGGCCGAGGAAGAGGCCGAGGCTGGCGGGGAGGAAGAGGCCGAGGAAGATGAAGAGGCCGAGGAGGAACTCGAGACCGGGGCTGAAGAGGAGGAGTTGCGGCAGCCCGTGGTCTCCGCCGCCACGCGTCGCTTGGAACAGCTCCGGCAATCAGCCACCAAGGCTCAGGTCGCGCCCCTCTCCCCTGCTCGGAAGGCCGCGAAGAAGGCTGCCGCCGTGGTGAAGACCGCCGCGAAGAACACGGCTGAGCTCGTCACGACCCCCGCTGTCGGGACGGACGCGGCGACGAAGGCGGCTGGTGCGAAGACCGCCGCGAAGGCCCCGGCGAAGAAGGCGGCGGCAAAGGCTCCGGCGAAGAAGGCGGCGGCCAAGGCTCCGGCGAAGAAGGCAGCGGCAAAGGCTCCGGCGAAGAAGGCAGCGGCAAAGGCTCCGGCGAAGAAGGCTCCGGCGAAGAAGGCGGCGGCCAAGGCTCCGGCGAAGAAGGCGGCGGCGAAGAAGGCCCCCGCGAAGAAGGCGGCGGCCAAGGCTCCGGCGAAGAAGGCTCCGGCGAAGAAGGCGGCGGCGAAGAAGGCAGCGGCCAAGGCTCCGGCGAAGAAGGCGGCGGCGAAGAAGGCCCCCGCGAAGAAGGCAGCGAGCACCCGGACGGCCGCCAGGCGCGGGGCCGTGCGCGGCCGGCGCTGAGCCTCGCTCCCCGGGTCCTCCCCTTCGGGCGGAGGACCGGGGCTCCGGGGCTCTCAGTGGTGGATCGCGGGCGGCTCGGTGGGAGGCTCGTCGGGGAGTTTCCGGGTCTCGGGGGCGAGGATGATGCGCGTCGCCCCGTTGCTGCTCGCGCTCCACTGCTTGCGCATTTGCGACAGCCGGTCCTGTAGCAGCACCTGGACCGCGCCCGCGATGGGGAGCGCCAGCAGCGCGCCGACGAGCCCCGTCAGGCTCGTGCCCACCAGCATCACCAGGGCAATGAGCAGCGGGTTCATCTTCAAGGTCCGGCGTTGGACGAGCGGCTGCAGCAGGTTGCCCTCCACCTGCTGGTAGATGAGGAACACCGCCAGCGCGATGAGGCCCTCCTTCGTCCCCACCGAGGCGAACGTCGTCCCCGACACCAGGATGGCGCCCAGGGCGGAGCCCACGAAGGGGATGAGCCCCAGCACCGCCATGGCCAGCCCCAGTGGCAGGAAGTAGGGCACGCCCAGCAGCAGGGTGAACACCGCCGTCACCACCCCGCCGATGAACGAGATCAAGAACGCTCCCGCCACGTAGCCGCCCACCGTGCGGTGCATCTCGTGGCCCAGGGACCGCCAGTGCTCACGGCGCGACGGCTCCACCCACTGCAGCGCCTTGTCGAACAGGTCCCCTCCGAACAGCAGGTAGAAGATCGTCAGCACGGCGATGGTCACCGCCGCCGCCACGTCCCGCAGGATGTCCGTCACCATCCCGAGCACCGGCCCCGGGGCCATTCCAATCCGCCGGCGCAGCTCCTGGGAGATCCGGTCGATGATGTCGTAGCGGTCGTCGAGCGTCCTCACCCACCGGTGCTGCTGCAACCGCTCGATGTAGTCCGGTGCCGCGCGCACGAGCGCGCGGCCCTGCTCGATGAACATCGGCACCAGCGTCATCACCAGCGCCGTCACCAGGCCCACTCCCAGCAGGGACACCGCCAACACCGCCAGGCTCCGCCGCAGCCCCCGCTGCTCCAGCCAGCGCACCAGCGGGTTGGCCGCCAGCGCCAGGAAGAGGGCCACCAGCATCCACGACAGCACCGTCCACGCCGTGGCCACCATCCACAGCACGGCCACCAGCGCCAGCACGTTCAACGCCACCATCCACACCACTCGAGGGGTCAGCGGCGCGTGCCGTCGGGTCCGGGTCTCCAAGGATTCGTCCCTCGCCTACCCTTCGGGTAGATCGTTCGGAGGCAGGGGCCGCAGCGGCTCCCTCGGCCGGGCGGTGATCTCCTCCTGCTCCTCCTCGTCCTCGCCCTCGCCGCGGCGGAACTCGTGGATCTGATCCGGGAGGATGTCCCGGTAGTCCGGCGAGTCCTCCAACGGTGGGGTCGCGGTGAGCTCCTGGTCCGTGAAGTTGATGTGTTCCTGGCCGGTGACGGGGTCCCGATTCCGCAAGGATTCCGACTCACCCACGTCCTCGGCTCCGAGGTCCTTGAATCGCATGGCTCTTCCTCCGAGCACGCCGGGTTGGCTGCCCGAGTCAACGGTGCGAACCGGTTGGATTCCACGCAACAGGACGCGGTTGCTCGCCTGTCAGGTGGCTCAGCGCGACCCGGTCAGCGTCCGGCCGGAGGGGTAGCGGGGCTCCGCCTCGGCCAGCACCATGCCCAGGGCCAGCACCCGGGAGAGCGCCTCGCGCAGGGCGTAGCGGCGGGTGCGCGGCCGCCCCTCGTCCGCGGCCACGCCCCAGGCGTCGATGCCCACCGAGTTGGCGATGTAGAGGGCTCGCGTCAGGTGGAAGCGCTGGGTGACGAGCACCGCCTCGCGCACCCCGAAGACGGTGTGCGCCCGCACGGAGCTGTCATAGGTGGACAGGCCCGCGTCGTCCTCCTGCACCGCGGAGGCCGGGATGCCCCGCTCCAGCACGTAGTGCAGCATGGCCCGCGTCTCGTCGTGGAAGCGGTCCGAGTTGTCCCCGCTGAGCAGCAGCGTGTCCACCTTGCCCTCGCGGTAGAGGGCGATGGCCGCGTCCAGCCGCTGGGCCAGCACCGGCGAGGGCACCCCTCCGGGCGCCAGTCCCGCCCCGTACACGATGGCCACCGGCTTCTGGGGGGCCTCGGACCGGGGGAGGATCCGATCCGCGTAGCGCTTCTCCACATAGAGGGAAACGGCCCACACGCCCACCGCCACCGCCAGGCCCATGGCCAGCAGTGTCAGCACCCACCTGCGTACCCGACTCGCCTTGCCTCTCCCCATGGACCCCGGCCCAACCACCGGGAGGCCCATTCT
This is a stretch of genomic DNA from Archangium violaceum. It encodes these proteins:
- a CDS encoding thioredoxin family protein, yielding MAHPVSYDATTENFDALVLAPQGELVVVDFWGPGCPNCDIYAAAEPALLSELEGARMRVVKVNAYEHEELARRFGLYGIPTFLLFRDGKLLGKMSQYYGREYWLGVIRDHLPTA
- a CDS encoding AI-2E family transporter, giving the protein MVALNVLALVAVLWMVATAWTVLSWMLVALFLALAANPLVRWLEQRGLRRSLAVLAVSLLGVGLVTALVMTLVPMFIEQGRALVRAAPDYIERLQQHRWVRTLDDRYDIIDRISQELRRRIGMAPGPVLGMVTDILRDVAAAVTIAVLTIFYLLFGGDLFDKALQWVEPSRREHWRSLGHEMHRTVGGYVAGAFLISFIGGVVTAVFTLLLGVPYFLPLGLAMAVLGLIPFVGSALGAILVSGTTFASVGTKEGLIALAVFLIYQQVEGNLLQPLVQRRTLKMNPLLIALVMLVGTSLTGLVGALLALPIAGAVQVLLQDRLSQMRKQWSASSNGATRIILAPETRKLPDEPPTEPPAIHH
- a CDS encoding terpene synthase family protein; the protein is MSVARSSVSAAVPRERGEAPLLRGPSLSALRIPSHWPSQHSLFAAAIQQASRARLLGVKLLPDDPESLRRFDTSNFGLLAAYTYPQATRERLEVCNDWHAWLFFFDDIADEVSEVGQRPAHLEQLMVACVEVLRGAPLRAGATALEHYTLDIRERLRRFASDAWLARFADDVDLYLFRGTLPAAQHWASGTVPDFDAYYSQRALDSAVFTALDLIEITEEGRELPEGVLIQDDLLRMRELSTRVVALSNDLFSYEKEVLWHHNPNNLVHMLQVHLSMSLEDAVAEAIQVINTDVERFLACEGRLTQSGWLDDARVAYYVEGMKSWMRGNVTWSLVSGRYCSRTSPFPEMRHP
- a CDS encoding SanA/YdcF family protein produces the protein MLTLLAMGLAVAVGVWAVSLYVEKRYADRILPRSEAPQKPVAIVYGAGLAPGGVPSPVLAQRLDAAIALYREGKVDTLLLSGDNSDRFHDETRAMLHYVLERGIPASAVQEDDAGLSTYDSSVRAHTVFGVREAVLVTQRFHLTRALYIANSVGIDAWGVAADEGRPRTRRYALREALSRVLALGMVLAEAEPRYPSGRTLTGSR
- a CDS encoding SMI1/KNR4 family protein → MFEWLEGLQKSAKRVAAGVGHEDVRRAETECGVPFPEELGVLYRAFNGGEFQGEVHLFPLHAPEGAPSVLEKSRLKLESLPAAGLWRIGVKGPHRQLFAARKSAMVEQADSPLPSWAETLSDDAWIYGTWETEKRELRLYRSLQGMLEVLVPPAEVEEFGDRTFAKALSAVQGALSDLRVEYEEGGQEEPRAEEEEETEEEEAEADEEEEAKEEEPGAAAEEARAGEEAKADEEEAAEEEAEEEAEAGEEEEAEEEAEAGEEAEAEEEAEAGGEEEAEEDEEAEEELETGAEEEELRQPVVSAATRRLEQLRQSATKAQVAPLSPARKAAKKAAAVVKTAAKNTAELVTTPAVGTDAATKAAGAKTAAKAPAKKAAAKAPAKKAAAKAPAKKAAAKAPAKKAAAKAPAKKAPAKKAAAKAPAKKAAAKKAPAKKAAAKAPAKKAPAKKAAAKKAAAKAPAKKAAAKKAPAKKAASTRTAARRGAVRGRR
- a CDS encoding DUF4142 domain-containing protein, coding for MNRWWGRWALLGAMTVTLGGSALAQGRPGTSQQQPEQKSSVDKKRDPMAEQTVELGRMMVADGIPAFLAQLHGMNQTEIALGELTEQKASSPAVQQYGEHMVRDHTQADQQLMALAKQRGIQLGAMPQPTNDVQRRIMSATEATKSKLSVLQGSLYDQEYLASQVASHDQTLQLVTLARQQYPELAPMLDGLMPTLRQHRDHAYQLLGQVKPQAQASQQPPAQQQQAQQPQPPPQQRQGRPPPAGR